Proteins co-encoded in one Brassica oleracea var. oleracea cultivar TO1000 chromosome C4, BOL, whole genome shotgun sequence genomic window:
- the LOC106342991 gene encoding protein phosphatase 2C 29, giving the protein MGGGFSSLLPCFNQGHCSRRRQHSPTSAAQNQTHSDRLNTLCEPLDETLGHSYCYVPSSNRFLSPFPSDRFTSPTGSFRLSPGRIRGSASSDQLHTGFRSISGASVSANTSNSKTVLQLDDIYDDATVSTFGGSLRSCVVNANGFEGTSSFSALPLQPVPLGPDRSGPVERNGLFMSGPIERGATSGPLDPAGEILRSNSAGVHFSAPLGGVYSKKRRKRRKKKSLSWHPIFGERKQRPWVLPVSNFVVGAKKENTVSPDGGEAAAEAASAGENELQWALGKAGEDRVQLAVFEKQGWLFAGIYDGFNGPDAPEFLMANLYRAVHSELQGLFWELEEEEEDEKGDNRLDSSTTELASSSKSPSEVVEVKERKRLWELLAEAQAEDGLDLSGSDRFAFSVDDVISGGNAVSVGSKRWLFLSKLKRGLSKQGVSSEAEVVDSVRVEETVEKRKKRRKVGTVDHELVLKAMSNGLEATEQAFLEMTDKVLDTNPELALMGSCLLVALMRDDDVYIMNIGDSRALVAQHEVKETGGGVETERCSDLDIDSDIREPSAVDDDETCAQGTKLVALQLTTDHSTSIEDEVTRIKNEHPDDMHCIVNDRVKGRLKVTRAFGAGFLKQPKLNDALLEMFRNEYIGTDPYISCTPSLRHYRLTENDQFMVLSSDGLYQYLSNEEVVSLAMEKFPDGDPAQHVIQELLVRAAKKAGLGFHELLDIPQGDRRKYHDDCTVLVIALGGSRIWKSSGKYL; this is encoded by the exons ATGGGAGGTGGATTCTCCTCCCTCTTACCTTGCTTCAACCAAGGTCACTGTAGCCGCCGCCGCCAACACTCCCCGACATCAGCGGCGCAGAATCAAACTCATTCCGATCGGCTCAACACTCTCTGTGAGCCGTTGGATGAGACTCTAGGCCACTCTTACTGCTACGTCCCTTCCTCTAACCGCTTCCTTTCCCCCTTCCCTTCGGATCGGTTCACCTCTCCCACCGGTTCGTTCCGGTTATCTCCCGGTCGGATCCGAGGCTCCGCGTCATCGGACCAGCTCCACACCGGGTTCAGATCTATCTCCGGAGCCTCGGTTAGCGCCAACACGTCAAATTCCAAAACTGTCCTTCAGCTCGACGATATTTACGACGATGCCACTGTGAGCACTTTCGGCGGCAGCCTGAGGAGCTGCGTCGTGAACGCTAACGGCTTCGAAGGAACGTCGTCGTTTAGCGCGCTCCCGCTTCAGCCCGTGCCGTTGGGACCGGACCGGTCCGGTCCCGTGGAGCGTAACGGTTTATTCATGTCCGGTCCGATCGAGAGAGGCGCGACGTCGGGACCGCTGGACCCCGCCGGAGAGATTTTGAGATCTAACTCCGCCGGCGTGCACTTCTCGGCGCCGCTCGGCGGCGTTTACTCGAAGAAGAGGCGGAAGAGGAGGAAGAAGAAGAGTCTCTCGTGGCATCCGATTTTCGGGGAGAGGAAGCAGCGGCCGTGGGTTCTCCCGGTGTCGAACTTCGTCGTCGGTGCTAAAAAGGAGAACACCGTGAGTCCCGACGGCGGCGAAGCGGCGGCGGAGGCAGCTTCCGCCGGAGAGAACGAGTTACAGTGGGCGTTGGGGAAGGCGGGAGAGGACAGAGTGCAGCTAGCTGTTTTCGAGAAGCAAGGGTGGCTCTTCGCCGGAATCTACGACGGGTTTAACGGTCCCGACGCGCCGGAGTTTCTGATGGCTAATCTTTACCGTGCGGTTCATAGTGAGTTACAAGGCTTGTTCTGGGAACTTGAGGAAGAAGAGGAAGACGAAAAAGGTGATAATAGGTTAGATAGTAGTACAACAGAGTTAGCAAGTTCGAGCAAGAGTCCATCAGAGGTGGTGGAAGTGAAGGAGAGGAAACGTTTATGGGAGCTTCTCGCGGAGGCTCAAGCGGAAGACGGGTTAGATCTTTCAGGTTCCGATAGGTTTGCGTTCTCGGTTGACGATGTTATTTCCGGAGGCAATGCTGTCTCTGTCGGAAGTAAGAGGTGGCTGTTCTTGTCGAAGTTGAAGCGGGGTTTGTCTAAGCAAGGAGTTTCAAGCGAAGCCGAGGTGGTAGATAGCGTTAGAGTAGAGGAAACGGTGGAGAAGAGGAAGAAGAGACGTAAAGTGGGTACGGTCGATCACGAGTTGGTTCTTAAAGCCATGTCGAATGGTCTCGAAGCCACGGAGCAAGCGTTCTTGGAGATGACTGATAAGGTTCTCGACACGAATCCCGAGCTTGCGTTGATGGGTTCTTGCTTGCTGGTTGCGCTGATGAGAGATGATGATGTGTATATAATGAACATAGGGGATAGTAGAGCTCTAGTTGCGCAGCATGAGGTTAAAGAAACGGGTGGGGGTGTGGAGACAGAAAGATGTAGTGATTTGGACATAGACAGTGACATCAGAGAGCCTTCGGCTGTGGATGACGATGAAACATGTGCGCAGGGCACGAAACTGGTGGCGTTGCAGCTGACTACAGATCACAGCACTAGCATCGAAGAT GAAGTAACAAGAATAAAAAACGAGCACCCTGATGACATGCATTGCATAGTAAACGACAGAGTTAAAGGACGGCTCAAGGTGACCAGAGCGTTTGGAGCAGGGTTCTTGAAGCAG CCTAAACTGAACGATGCGTTACTGGAAATGTTTAGAAATGAGTACATTGGGACGGATCCATACATATCATGCACACCGTCTCTACGTCACTACAGGCTAACAGAGAATGATCAGTTTATGGTTCTGTCGTCTGATGGGTTGTACCAATACCTGAGCAACGAGGAAGTTGTTTCTCTTGCCATGGAGAAGTTTCCAGATGGAGATCCTGCTCAACATGTTATACAGGAACTACTTGTCCGTGCAGCTAAGAAAGCTG GGTTGGGGTTTCATGAGCTTCTGGATATTCCGCAAGGAGATAGAAGAAAGTATCACGACGACTGCACTGTATTAGTGATAGCACTTGGAGGAAGTAGGATATGGAAGTCATCAGGAAAGTACTTATGA
- the LOC106336859 gene encoding peroxidase 20 has translation MEMKLWVSLIVVSAITTTALGDFGGALVKGFYKESCPLAEEIVKHNVEVAVLKDPRMAASLLRLQFHDCFVLGCDASVLLDTHGDILSEKQATPNVNSLRGFEVIDYIKYLLEEACPLTVSCSDIIAMAARDSVFLRGGPWWEVYLGRRDSLKASFAGANQYIPAPNTSLEGLIINFKQQGLAIQDLIALSGAHTIGKARCVSFKQRIVQPNMLQTFYVDEFKRHSTFRRILRSQCKDSSRDNELSPLDIQTPAYFDNHYYINLLKGRGLLISDNVLVSEDHEGEVFRKVWEYAVDQELFFVDFVESMLKMGNINVLTGIEGEIRENCRFVNL, from the exons ATGGAGATGAAGCTATGGGTCTCTTTAATCGTGGTATCTGCCATTACGACCACAGCTTTGGGGGACTTTGGAGGAGCATTAGTGAAAGGTTTCTACAAAGAGAGTTGCCCATTAGCAGAAGAAATCGTCAAGCATAACGTTGAGGTTGCTGTTCTCAAAGATCCTCGCATGGCCGCTTCTCTTCTTCGTCTTCAGTTCCACGATTGCTTTGTCTTG GGTTGTGATGCGTCTGTGCTCTTGGATACACATGGAGATATATTGAGTGAGAAGCAAGCAACTCCAAATGTGAACTCTTTGCGTGGGTTTGAAGTAATCGATTACATAAAGTACCTCCTTGAAGAAGCTTGTCCTTTAACCGTCTCTTGTTCCGACATCATCGCCATGGCAGCTCGTGACTCCGTCTTCCTG AGAGGTGGACCATGGTGGGAAGTATACCTAGGGAGAAGAGACTCACTCAAGGCAAGCTTCGCCGGCGCAAACCAATACATCCCCGCACCAAACACTTCTCTCGAAGGCCTCATCATAAACTTCAAGCAACAAGGTCTTGCCATTCAAGACCTCATAGCTCTTTCAGGAGCTCATACAATAGGTAAAGCGAGATGCGTGAGCTTCAAGCAACGCATTGTTCAACCAAACATGTTGCAAACATTCTACGTGGATGAGTTCAAGAGACACAGCACGTTCAGGCGAATCCTACGGTCACAGTGCAAAGACTCTAGCCGGGACAACGAACTGTCACCGTTGGATATACAGACCCCGGCTTACTTTGATAACCATTATTATATAAATCTTTTGAAGGGGAGAGGTTTGTTGATTTCGGATAATGTTTTGGTTAGTGAAGATCATGAAGGAGAGGTATTCAGGAAGGTTTGGGAATATGCGGTGGATCAAGAGCTCTTCTTTGTAGATTTTGTGGAATCCATGTTGAAAATGGGGAATATTAATGTTCTTACGGGTATTGAAGGTGAGATTAGGGAGAATTGTAGGTTTGTTAATTTATGA
- the LOC106336860 gene encoding uncharacterized protein LOC106336860 isoform X2 translates to MSNDDGTTVEITHKTIGPSRPSRIRVASRIKVRDLRNAIAEKGRFPVANLRMILRGKALQDEEDGEDVYVTLKDEDSLTVAVIPKRPVGVETYDDDDDDEELCRSLSSHHQQAGGRGSFTTFFVTNIILMGLFSLSLKMWAIITLWFILAPIAHRWELGPIFLLGTGFSIILLNLGKRQPGDVSAYSIFNEDFRELPGTYNAERIDRDIRAGHI, encoded by the exons ATGAGCAACGACGATGGCACCACCGTGGAGATCACCCACAAAACCATCGGCCCATCTCGTCCGTCTCGAATTCGAGTGGCGTCTCGTATCAAA GTTCGTGATTTGAGGAACGCGATTGCGGAAAAGGGTCGGTTCCCCGTCGCGAATTTGAGGATGATTCTCCGTGGGAAGGCACTGCAAGACGAGGAAGATGGAGAGGATGTATACGTCACGCTCAAGGACGAAG ATTCCTTAACCGTTGCTGTGATACCAAAAAGACCAGTTGGAGTTGAGACATACGATGATGATGATGATGACGAGGAACTG TGCAGAAGTTTAAGCTCCCACCATCAGCAAGCAGGTGGAAGAGGAAGCTTTACTACTTTCTTCGTAACAA ATATCATTCTTATGGGACTCTTCTCTTTAAGTCTGAAGATGTGGGCTATTATCACCTTGTGGTTTATCTTGGCTCCTATTGCCCATCGTTGGGAACTAGGCCCTATATTC TTACTAGGGACTGGCTTCTCAATCATCTTACTCAATCTTGGTAAACGACAACCCGGTGATGTCAG TGCATATTCCATATTCAACGAGGACTTTAGAGAGCTTCCAGGTACATATAATGCAGAGCGTATAGACCGTGACATACGAGCAGGCCATATATGA
- the LOC106336860 gene encoding uncharacterized protein LOC106336860 isoform X3, giving the protein MSNDDGTTVEITHKTIGPSRPSRIRVASRIKVRDLRNAIAEKGRFPVANLRMILRGKALQDEEDGEDVYVTLKDEDSLTVAVIPKRPVGVETYDDDDDDEELKFKLPPSASRWKRKLYYFLRNKYHSYGTLLFKSEDVGYYHLVVYLGSYCPSLGTRPYILTRDWLLNHLTQSW; this is encoded by the exons ATGAGCAACGACGATGGCACCACCGTGGAGATCACCCACAAAACCATCGGCCCATCTCGTCCGTCTCGAATTCGAGTGGCGTCTCGTATCAAA GTTCGTGATTTGAGGAACGCGATTGCGGAAAAGGGTCGGTTCCCCGTCGCGAATTTGAGGATGATTCTCCGTGGGAAGGCACTGCAAGACGAGGAAGATGGAGAGGATGTATACGTCACGCTCAAGGACGAAG ATTCCTTAACCGTTGCTGTGATACCAAAAAGACCAGTTGGAGTTGAGACATACGATGATGATGATGATGACGAGGAACTG AAGTTTAAGCTCCCACCATCAGCAAGCAGGTGGAAGAGGAAGCTTTACTACTTTCTTCGTAACAA ATATCATTCTTATGGGACTCTTCTCTTTAAGTCTGAAGATGTGGGCTATTATCACCTTGTGGTTTATCTTGGCTCCTATTGCCCATCGTTGGGAACTAGGCCCTATATTC TTACTAGGGACTGGCTTCTCAATCATCTTACTCAATCTTGGTAA
- the LOC106336862 gene encoding glycine cleavage system H protein 3, mitochondrial, with the protein MALRMWASFTANALKLSSSVSKSQLSPAFSIPRCFSSVLEGLKYANSHEWVKHEGSVATIGITDHAQDHLGEVVFVELPEENGSVRKEKSFGAVESVKATSEILSPISGEVIEVNKKLSEAPGLINSSPYEDGWMIKVKPSNPSELESLMGSKEYTKFCEEEDAAH; encoded by the exons ATGGCATTGAGAATGTGGGCTTCTTTTACAGCAAACGCTCTCAAGCTTTCTTCTTCTGTCTCCAAGTCTCAGCTCTCTCCTGCTTTCTCCATCCCTAGATGCTTCTCTTCAG TGCTGGAGGGATTGAAGTATGCAAATTCACATGAGTGGGTTAAACATGAAGGCTCTGTTGCCACTATTGGTATTACTGACCATGCCCAG GACCATTTAGGAGAAGTGGTGTTTGTGGAACTGCCAGAGGAAAATGGTTCGGTGAGAAAAGAGAAAAGCTTTGGAGCGGTGGAGAGTGTGAAGGCGACAAGTGAGATTTTATCTCCCATCTCAGGTGAAGTCATTGAGGTTAACAAGAAGCTCTCAGAAGCACCAGGCTTG ATCAACTCAAGCCCCTATGAAGATGGATGGATGATCAAAGTGAAGCCGAGCAACCCCTCAGAGTTAGAATCTTTGATGGGTTCAAAGGAATACACCAAGTTCTGTGAAGAGGAAGACGCTGCTCATTAG
- the LOC106336860 gene encoding uncharacterized protein LOC106336860 isoform X1: protein MSNDDGTTVEITHKTIGPSRPSRIRVASRIKVRDLRNAIAEKGRFPVANLRMILRGKALQDEEDGEDVYVTLKDEDSLTVAVIPKRPVGVETYDDDDDDEELKFKLPPSASRWKRKLYYFLRNKLKLPDIILMGLFSLSLKMWAIITLWFILAPIAHRWELGPIFLLGTGFSIILLNLGKRQPGDVSAYSIFNEDFRELPGTYNAERIDRDIRAGHI from the exons ATGAGCAACGACGATGGCACCACCGTGGAGATCACCCACAAAACCATCGGCCCATCTCGTCCGTCTCGAATTCGAGTGGCGTCTCGTATCAAA GTTCGTGATTTGAGGAACGCGATTGCGGAAAAGGGTCGGTTCCCCGTCGCGAATTTGAGGATGATTCTCCGTGGGAAGGCACTGCAAGACGAGGAAGATGGAGAGGATGTATACGTCACGCTCAAGGACGAAG ATTCCTTAACCGTTGCTGTGATACCAAAAAGACCAGTTGGAGTTGAGACATACGATGATGATGATGATGACGAGGAACTG AAGTTTAAGCTCCCACCATCAGCAAGCAGGTGGAAGAGGAAGCTTTACTACTTTCTTCGTAACAAGTTGAAGCTTCCCG ATATCATTCTTATGGGACTCTTCTCTTTAAGTCTGAAGATGTGGGCTATTATCACCTTGTGGTTTATCTTGGCTCCTATTGCCCATCGTTGGGAACTAGGCCCTATATTC TTACTAGGGACTGGCTTCTCAATCATCTTACTCAATCTTGGTAAACGACAACCCGGTGATGTCAG TGCATATTCCATATTCAACGAGGACTTTAGAGAGCTTCCAGGTACATATAATGCAGAGCGTATAGACCGTGACATACGAGCAGGCCATATATGA